Proteins found in one Balearica regulorum gibbericeps isolate bBalReg1 chromosome 17, bBalReg1.pri, whole genome shotgun sequence genomic segment:
- the SMTN gene encoding smoothelin isoform X5, which yields MSQENFLGMDEGALRKLLEATLDLAERRRIRSAIRELQRQELEQDEEALASKRFRAERGSHRQYNKENWPRSQRLEEEQQTALAALSRQLEDITDVEELTKLLRAAGEYEERKLIRAAIRKLRAEEIEAATLAGNAQSSRRDSTRPPAVPGDAKSNRRDDAETPALARSGKSSQRDDTEQPALARSRESHSEGSTEPLTAARSGESSQRDDAEQPALAGLEESGCGGAAERPPAQEPEGSVAHKRDDTVEAEHIPAGMQELCSQQAEDPQKPSAQAVVSGTLVLLELQPAPEPSPEPEDDGKEPEQDQPCSPGAAQPKGQHETAWKEESPGNPATAQEPGVGQSRRVEQHSPGQPSASSQDSQLDVRVRGRMLGLARRHGELPVVAVPTQNVVGTPACLNTHQWQQASSALRPAGCTEPSPAGPSPRAASVRERAQRFTPAGPGPAPSAAAGGPAGAGGAGGRAGPGQWQRGPRTAPPGPAQNARGGGGGAEQRPAPVSAGPGLDGMKTTFTIEIKDGRMQPLTPRVVATPGSQRAEVTLGLRSTPIRITTVPSSGSSICSISSNVIKMEPEVVEQPQAPRLEPELPNGMEKVQVRELERRSKLNVEELGRIEDEDVLDKMLDRTTDFEERRLIRNAMRELRQRKRDQREKERDQRLQETRSQATAGRAGHTTETTTTQSTQSADGSAHSTVTKTERLIQSSNGTKTSRTTTMESSYTKRSDHGNSTFVQTKSSYSSSSKKMGSIFDREDESASRQSSLAALERRQAEKKKELMKAQSLPKTSASQARKAMMEKLQKEGGSSPNPTLARTAVQRSSSFGVPNANSIKQMLLDWCRAKTRGYEHVDIQNFSSSWSDGMAFCALVHNFFPEAFDYSQLTPQNRRHNFEVAFSSAEKHADCPQLLDVEDMVRMREPDWKCVYTYIQEFYRCLVQKGLVKTKKS from the exons GGAGAACTGGCCACG GTCCCAGCGcctggaggaggagcagcagacagCCCTGGCTGCCTTGTCTCGGCAGCTCGAAGACATCACTGATGTGGAGGAGCTGACAAAACTG CTGCGGGCAGCAGGTGAGTACGAGGAGCGCAAGCTGATCCGAGCTGCTATCCGCAAGCTGCGGGCTGAGGAGATTGAAG CTGCCACCCTGGCTGGGAACGCGCAGAGCAGCCGGAGGGACAGCACCAGGCCCCCTGCTGTGCCTGGGGATGCGAAAAGCAACCGGAGGGACGATGCTGAAACACCAGCCCTAGCTAGGAGTGGGAAAAGCAGCCAGAGGGATGACACtgagcagccagccctggccaggagcagggagagccaCAGCGAGGGCAGCACCGAGCCCCTGACTGCAGCCAGGAGTGGGGAGAGCAGCCAGCGGGATGatgcagagcagccagcactggctgggctggaggagagtggctgcgggggggctgcagagcGGCCCCCTGCCCAGGAACCCGAAGGCTCAGTG GCCCACAAGCGAGATGACACGGTGGAGGCGGAGCACATCCCAGCTGGGATGCAGGAGCTATGCAGCCAGCAGGCGGAAGACCCCCAGAAACCCAGCGCCCAGG ctGTGGTCTCAGGGACCCTTGtgctcctggagctgcagccGGCCCCAGAGCCCAGTCCAGAGCCTGAAGATGATGGCAAGGAGCCAGAGCAGGACCAGCCGTGTTCCCCAGGTGCTGCTCAGCCCAAAGGACAGCACGAGACAGCCTGGAAGGAAGAGAGTCCCGGCAACCCCGCCACTGCTCAGGAGCCCGGTGTGGGGCAAAGCCGCCGGGTGGAGCAGCATTCCCCGGGCCAGCCCAGCGCTagcagccaggacagccag CTTGATGTCAGGGTGCGCGGCCGGATGCTAGGGCTGGCCAGGAGGCATGGGGAGCTGCCAGTGG TGGCAGTGCCCACCCAGAACGTAGTGGGGACCCCGGCTTGCCTGAACACTCACCAGTGGCAGCAAGCATCCTCCGCCCTGCGCCCAGCTGGTTGTACGG agcccagccctgccgggCCGTCGCCGCGGGCCGCCTCGGTGCGGGAACGCGCCCAGCGCTTCACCCCGGCGGGCCCGGGGCCGGCCCccagcgcggcggcgggcggcccggcgggggcgggcggcgcgggggggcgggccgggcccggccaATGGCAGCGGGGGCCCCGCACGGCCCCGCCGGGGCCCGCTCAAAacgcgcggggcggcggcggaggcgcAGAGCAGCGCCCGGCCCCGGTCTCCGCCGGCCCCGGCCTCGACGGCATGAAGACCACCTTCACCATCGAGATCAAGGATGGGCGCATGCAGCCCCTCACGCCCCGCGTCGTGGCCACCCCTGGCAGCCAGCGGGCAG AGGTGACCCTGGGACTCCGGAGCACCCCCATCCGCATCACTACTGTCcccagcagtggcagcagcatctgcagtATCAGCAGCAATGTCATCAAG ATGGAGCCGGAGGTGGTggagcagccccaggcaccGAGGCTTGAGCCTGAGCTGCCCAACGGCATGGAGAAGGTCCAAGTGAGGGAGCTGGAGAGAAGGAGCAAGCTTAACGtcgaggagctgggcaggatcGAGGATGAGGATGTTCTGGATAAGATG CTAGATCGGACAACAGACTTTGAGGAGCGGCGACTGATCCGAAACGCCATGCGGGAGCTGCGCCAACGCAAGCGAG ACCAGCGGGAGAAGGAGCGGGACCAGCGGCTGCAGGAGACGAGGAGCCAGGCTACAGCAGGGAGGGCCGGCCACACCACAGAGACCACCACCACGCAGAGCACCCAGTCGGCCGATGGCTCAGCACACAGTACCGTCACCAAGACTGAGCGTCTCATCCAGTCTA GCAATGGCACCAAGACCTCCCGTACCACAACCATGGAGTCAAGTTACACGAAGAGATCAGACC atgGCAACAGCACATTTGTTCAAACCAAATCATCCTACAGCTCCTCTTCCAAGAAGATGGGCAG CATCTTCGACCGTGAAGACGAGAGTGcctccaggcagagcagcctggccGCACTGGAGCGGCGCCAGGCTGAGAAGAAGAAGGAGTTAATGAAAGCTCAGAGCCTGCCCAAGACATCAGCCTCGCAGGCTCGCAAGGCCATGAtggagaagctgcagaaggagggcGGGAG TTCACCAAACCCCACGCTGGCACGCACCGCCGTGCAGCGCTCCTCCAGCTTCGGCGTGCCCAACGCAAACAGCATCAAGCAGATGTTGCTGGACTGGTGCAGAGCCAAGACCCGGGGCTATGAG CACGTGGACATCCAGAACTTCTCGTCCAGCTGGAGTGATGGCATGGCCTTCTGCGCCTTGGTCCATAACTTCTTCCCTGAGGCATTTGACTACAGCCAGCTGACGCCCCAGAACCGCCGCCACAACTTCGAGGTGgccttctcctctgcaga gaAGCACGCGGACTGTCCGCAGTTGCTGGACGTGGAGGACATGGTCCGGATGCGCGAGCCAGATTGGAagtgtgtgtacacatacatTCAGGAATTCTATCGCTGCCTGGTCCAGAAGGGGCTGGTAAAAACCAAAAAGTCGTAG